One genomic region from Mauremys reevesii isolate NIE-2019 linkage group 7, ASM1616193v1, whole genome shotgun sequence encodes:
- the CH25H gene encoding cholesterol 25-hydroxylase: MNCSVHHTVLLSYGMEKRLDPVTLQLFWDFVKAKEQLLKSPYFPVLFSFTAYMTFCLPYIALDFLSTKVPAVRKYKIQPLSYPTLGMMVPCMIQCIYHHIVFIFPVTVAHWYWRPVDLPVMAPELPRVLLDVTVCLLLFDFQYFLWHLLHHKVPWLYKTFHKVHHKHVSTFALTTQYSSVWELLSLGFFAAINPVLLNCHPLTEMIFFLVNIWLSVEDHSGYELPWSTNRLMPFGLYGGAPHHDLHHLKFKCNYAPYFTHWDRLFGTLAQARSQQ; this comes from the coding sequence ATGAACTGCAGCGTGCACCACACAGTGCTGCTCAGTTACGGAATGGAGAAGAGGCTAGACCCAGTCACTCTGCAGCTCTTCTGGGACTTTGTCAAAGCAAAGGAGCAATTGCTGAAGTCACCTTACTTTCCAGTGCTGTTTTCTTTTACAGCTTACATGACTTTCTGTCTTCCTTACATTGCACTGGACTTCTTAAGCACTAAAGTACCAGCCGTGAGAAAATACAAAATCCAGCCTCTGAGTTATCCAACTCTGGGAATGATGGTACCTTGTATGATTCAATGTATCTATCATCACATTGTCTTTATCTTCCCAGTGACAGTTGCTCATTGGTACTGGAGACCAGTGGATTTACCAGTAATGGCTCCAGAGCTGCCGCGGGTCCTGCTGGATGTAACTGTTTGCCTGCTTCTCTTTGACTTCCAGTATTTTCTGTGGCATTTGCTTCATCATAAGGTGCCTTGGCTCTACAAGACTTTTCACAAGGTTCATCATAAGCATGTGTCTACCTTTGCTCTTACCACACAGTACTCAAGTGTTTGGGAGTTACTTTCACTGGGATTTTTTGctgccataaatccagtgttgcTGAACTGCCATCCTTTGACAGAAATGATTTTCTTCCTTGTTAATATCTGGCTGTCAGTGGAGGATCATTCAGGCTATGAACTTCCATGGTCAACAAACAGACTGATGCCATTTGGCTTGTATGGAGGAGCTCCGCATCACGATCTCCATCACCTGAAGTTCAAATGTAACTATGCTCCTTACTTCACTCACTGGGACAGACTATTTGGAACACTTGCTCAGGCACGTTCACAACAATAA